In a single window of the Dreissena polymorpha isolate Duluth1 chromosome 3, UMN_Dpol_1.0, whole genome shotgun sequence genome:
- the LOC127874011 gene encoding carboxypeptidase inhibitor SmCI-like, which yields MQSKTLLCLNLFFVLFDNGATQDVCNLPAVTGPCKADMPRYFYNAHTCHCDKFTYGGCDGNGNRYEKLEDCNAACGEVNCPICNLPPSRGPCKAKQERWYFDATSCTCKTFTYGGCKGNLNRFMTKQDCEGSCGSYQCPVCALEMKVGPCKGAINRWYYDTKENKCKQFSWGGCEPNGNNFQNEEDCKKICKGFKQKY from the exons ATGCAGTCGAAAACATTGCtgtgtttgaatttattttttgttttatttgataatggAGCAACACAAGATG TCTGTAACCTACCGGCTGTTACCGGACCGTGTAAAGCAGATATGCCGCGATATTTCTACAACGCACACACATGTCATTGTGATAAGTTCACATACGGTGGTTGTGATGGGAACGGCAACCGCTACGAAAAACTAGAAGATTGCAATGCTGCTTGTGGGGAGGTCAATTGTCCGATATGTAACCTTCCGCCAAGCCGCGGCCCTTGCAAAGCGAAGCAAGAACGCTGGTATTTCGACGCCACGTCTTGCACATGTAAAACATTCACGTACGGCGGATGCAAAGGAAACTTGAACCGATTCATGACCAAGCAGGATTGCGAAGGGTCTTGCGGTAGTTACCAATGCCCAGTATGCGCCCTGGAGATGAAAGTCGGTCCTTGCAAAGGTGCGATCAATCGCTGGTACTACGACACCAAAGAGAACAAGTGCAAGCAGTTCTCGTGGGGCGGCTGTGAGCCGAACGGAAACAACTTCCAAAATGAAGAAGATTGCAAAAAGATCTGCAAAGGATTTAAGCAgaagtattaa
- the LOC127872665 gene encoding carboxypeptidase inhibitor SmCI-like has product YYDDKECMCRAFNYGGCEGNSNNFASNTLCMSACGNSSCPVYNLPDVTGPCKAAFPRYFYNAQTCKCEDFIYGGCAGNGNRYETIEDCYAVSGSVTCPVCNLPPNRGPCKAMLERWYFDASSCKCKQFTYGGCEGNFNRFLTKQDCEGSCGSYPCPVCSIEPSEGPCIGGIDYDRWYYDSQNNTCKKFVWSGL; this is encoded by the coding sequence TACTATGATGACAAGGAGTGCATGTGTCGCGCGTTCAATTATGGCGGCTGCGAAGGCAACAGTAACAACTTCGCTTCGAACACGTTATGCATGAGCGCATGTGGCAATTCAAGCTGCCCTGTCTACAACCTTCCGGATGTTACCGGGCCATGTAAAGCTGCTTTTCCGCGTTATTTCTACAACGCACAGACCTGTAAGTGCGAGGATTTCATTTACGGAGGATGTGCGGGTAACGGCAACCGCTATGAAACCATAGAAGATTGCTATGCTGTAAGTGGATCGGTCACGTGTCCAGTATGTAACCTGCCGCCGAATCGCGGACCGTGCAAGGCGATGCTGGAACGCTGGTATTTTGATGCTTCGTCGTGCAAGTGTAAACAATTCACATACGGCGGGTGCGAAGGAAACTTTAATCGATTCCTGACCAAGCAGGACTGTGAGGGCTCTTGCGGAAGTTACCCATGTCCGGTGTGCTCCATAGAGCCTTCAGAAGGCCCGTGCATAGGCGGTATTGATTACGATCGATGGTATTACGATAGCCAAAATAACACATGCAAGAAATTCGTATGGAGCGGGTTGTGA